In Streptomyces sp. RFCAC02, the following proteins share a genomic window:
- a CDS encoding ABC transporter substrate-binding protein, protein MRPPKPRALAALLLPLALLAGCSSDSGDDDGRNTDATRVFAADNGDITIPADPQRVIATGYAVPALIEADAALVGISSWERGRPLMTDEDRATYDELPRIAGENASETNYEAIAAQDPDLIVIGVPAPVLGDIDMERLESIAPVVAIGPTIPSAWRELSERQADAAGRLEHFEEARDAYEQRAAELTEKYADTLAGLDFGHVGSYGDAAAGTFMREYADAWGTNIAGDIGVSYPGEPAEPGEGSAAVSEYPSIEELPESLGDADVITYSVGPDGTPNEAVNYVLESELWQNLPAVQAGRAIPLRYTEAATYASALRTLDAIDEALTPLLEDQ, encoded by the coding sequence ATGCGCCCACCCAAGCCGAGAGCCCTCGCCGCTCTCCTCCTCCCGCTCGCCCTCCTCGCCGGCTGCTCCTCCGACAGCGGTGACGACGACGGCCGGAACACCGACGCCACCCGCGTCTTCGCGGCCGACAACGGCGACATCACCATCCCGGCCGACCCGCAGCGGGTCATCGCCACCGGCTACGCGGTCCCCGCCCTCATCGAGGCCGACGCGGCACTCGTCGGCATCTCCTCCTGGGAACGCGGCCGGCCGCTCATGACCGACGAGGACCGCGCCACCTACGACGAGCTGCCCAGGATCGCCGGCGAGAACGCCTCGGAGACCAACTACGAGGCCATCGCCGCCCAGGACCCCGACCTGATCGTCATCGGCGTCCCCGCCCCCGTCCTCGGCGACATCGACATGGAACGCCTGGAGTCCATCGCCCCCGTCGTCGCCATCGGACCCACCATCCCCTCCGCCTGGCGCGAACTGTCCGAACGCCAGGCCGACGCCGCCGGCCGTCTTGAGCACTTCGAGGAGGCCCGCGACGCCTACGAGCAGCGCGCCGCCGAACTGACCGAGAAGTACGCCGACACCCTGGCCGGCCTCGACTTCGGCCACGTCGGCTCCTACGGCGACGCCGCCGCCGGAACGTTCATGCGCGAGTACGCGGACGCCTGGGGCACCAACATCGCCGGCGACATCGGCGTCTCCTACCCCGGCGAGCCCGCGGAACCCGGCGAGGGCAGCGCGGCCGTCTCCGAGTACCCCTCCATCGAGGAACTGCCCGAGAGCCTCGGCGACGCGGACGTCATCACCTACAGCGTCGGCCCCGACGGCACCCCCAACGAGGCCGTGAACTACGTCCTCGAATCCGAACTGTGGCAGAACCTCCCCGCCGTCCAGGCCGGCCGCGCCATCCCCCTGCGCTACACCGAGGCGGCCACCTACGCCTCCGCCCTGCGCACGCTCGACGCCATCGACGAGGCCCTCACACCGCTGCTGGAGGACCAGTGA
- a CDS encoding AraC family transcriptional regulator, whose amino-acid sequence MSLTGHPRTNPVRCEEFGYGLGRPDGIFVLRYRAADMLEFDDRRQDFLHQLYFSPAGILTLLHGPRVRFTGAGEAFWAERAVAHEVRAGDGGAVYRVCLRQVPPALTGLGAGVVSIDPEAARLLTTVIARTGCPESEALAARERFMAGLAPSADAYVAHHATGSGLAAVVARELARDPGDATELREWAGRLHVSVKTLQRDFVREFGVSFSRWRTVLRMRAARALLGDRPVTRVAHLVGYASASAFVAAFTREYGYTPGRHHTRAERARRTGPGAAGTP is encoded by the coding sequence GTGTCGCTCACAGGACATCCGCGCACGAACCCGGTGCGCTGCGAGGAATTCGGGTACGGTCTGGGCCGCCCGGACGGCATCTTCGTGCTGCGCTACCGCGCGGCCGACATGCTGGAGTTCGACGACCGGCGGCAGGACTTCCTGCACCAGCTCTACTTCTCCCCCGCCGGCATCCTGACCCTGCTGCACGGGCCGCGCGTGCGGTTCACGGGCGCCGGCGAGGCGTTCTGGGCGGAGCGCGCCGTGGCACACGAGGTGCGCGCCGGGGACGGCGGAGCCGTCTACCGGGTCTGCCTGCGCCAGGTGCCGCCGGCGCTCACGGGCCTCGGGGCCGGGGTCGTCTCCATCGACCCCGAGGCGGCCCGGCTGCTGACGACGGTGATCGCCCGGACGGGCTGCCCGGAGTCCGAGGCGCTCGCCGCGCGGGAGCGGTTCATGGCCGGGCTCGCGCCCTCGGCCGACGCCTACGTCGCCCACCACGCGACGGGCAGCGGACTCGCGGCCGTCGTCGCGCGCGAGCTGGCCCGCGATCCGGGGGACGCCACCGAGCTGCGCGAGTGGGCCGGCCGGCTGCACGTCAGCGTCAAGACGCTCCAGCGCGATTTCGTGCGGGAGTTCGGCGTCTCCTTCTCGCGCTGGCGCACCGTGCTGCGGATGCGGGCGGCGCGCGCCCTGCTCGGCGACCGGCCGGTGACCCGGGTGGCGCACCTCGTCGGCTACGCCAGCGCCTCCGCGTTCGTCGCCGCCTTCACCCGGGAGTACGGCTACACCCCCGGCCGCCACCACACCCGCGCGGAGCGGGCACGCCGCACGGGTCCGGGTGCGGCCGGGACGCCGTGA
- a CDS encoding peptidoglycan-binding domain-containing protein, translating to MKRFVTVLTTAVLAAGGVLTISPAHAAAYPTCNGSKGVTYSGGDYVVNQPYYTGTGSRNCVLGYGAQGTAVRRLQDVLINCYGDLYDDGIDGIYGPNTQAAVEAVQRREGASVDGEYGPETRREMRWVVHGPSGVGCAYPRL from the coding sequence ATGAAGCGTTTCGTGACCGTGCTCACGACTGCGGTTCTGGCCGCCGGGGGCGTGCTGACGATCAGTCCGGCGCACGCGGCGGCGTACCCGACGTGCAACGGCAGCAAGGGCGTCACGTACAGCGGCGGCGACTACGTGGTGAACCAGCCCTACTACACCGGAACGGGCTCCCGGAACTGCGTCCTCGGCTACGGTGCGCAGGGGACGGCCGTCCGCAGGCTGCAGGACGTCCTGATCAACTGCTACGGCGATCTGTACGACGACGGCATCGACGGCATCTACGGTCCCAACACGCAGGCTGCCGTCGAGGCGGTGCAACGCAGGGAAGGCGCGTCGGTCGACGGCGAGTACGGTCCGGAGACCCGTCGGGAGATGCGCTGGGTCGTCCACGGGCCGAGCGGAGTCGGCTGCGCGTATCCGCGCCTGTGA
- a CDS encoding BTAD domain-containing putative transcriptional regulator, with protein sequence MLGPIEIARAGRPAETLPGRLRRTLLAVLLARAGRPVPVDALADALWPDGREPRTEQRLQLHVHRLRRTLGEPDRLAHLPEGYLLRVAPGELDAERFESLVAGTVRDAGHDPGRTVAALRDALGLWRGTPFSGLDVPDLADWAHRLTECRMTAIETLAEAELARGRAAAVVGELSDLVRAHPLRERLHALLMTALHRSGRRSDALAAYRTARKVLVAELGLEPGPELRALEAHILTGRGAGAADTAGSGTVTPGRPPTPPPAQLPMDVRGFTGREAELAELDGLLSAEVPAVITAVAGTAGVGKTALAVRWAHRVRERFPDGQLYVDLRGYGPDHPVTPQDALAEFLRALGVDGAAVPPGLDERAARFRTLLDRRRMLIVLDNARTAEQVRPLLPGSPSCFALVTSRDSLAGLVAREGAQRIGLDLLPLRDARGLLHALLGDRVSREPEATDTLIERCARLPLALRIAAELIRSQPARGIAELADELARQRDALDVLDVGDDARAAVRAVFSWSYRQLDPAVARVFRLLGLHPGHDTDARAVAALAGTGPREAGRALDALLRAHLVGASAGGRYQPHDLLRAYAAELAAGTDSAAGRGAALERLSDHYLRAASAAMDVVAPDDYVPRPEVGGPDGTTPAFPAYEQAFHWLDTERANLLEVARHGDGTFVHRLAQTIWRYLDIGGHHDEAAALHTRALEAARRLGDPLGEAHARRALGLAMSRMGRNGEVIGHLTWALAAYRRAGERDLDAATLGLLANVHSKRGDLHEAGRHYARVLELNSRSGNWQLTAVSSTNLARNLLSLGRPDEALRHLDTAVALSRDHASKPLECNALCVLAEVLAHMGRLDDALGHARRSLALARETGYRSSVGDSLRVLGMIHRALGDDERAVRHHDEALAIVREIDDTLSIAKTLNGFAAAHAAAGRPADALRRYDEAREVAEAAEHRVQLAHAHAGIAETHAVLGDDTPARTHGRRAARLYEELGLPDRAARLRARLDSSP encoded by the coding sequence GTGCTGGGACCGATCGAGATCGCCAGGGCCGGGCGGCCTGCCGAGACGCTCCCGGGCAGGCTGCGACGCACCCTGCTCGCCGTGCTGCTGGCGCGGGCGGGCCGGCCGGTGCCGGTCGACGCGCTCGCCGACGCCCTGTGGCCGGACGGGCGGGAGCCGCGGACCGAACAGCGGCTCCAGCTCCATGTGCACCGGCTGCGCCGCACCCTCGGCGAGCCCGACCGCCTCGCGCACCTCCCGGAGGGCTACCTGCTCCGGGTGGCGCCAGGCGAACTCGACGCGGAACGCTTCGAGTCGCTCGTCGCCGGGACGGTGCGGGACGCGGGCCACGACCCCGGCCGTACGGTCGCCGCGCTGCGCGACGCGCTGGGGCTGTGGCGGGGGACCCCCTTCTCCGGCCTGGACGTCCCGGATCTGGCCGACTGGGCGCACCGGCTCACCGAGTGCCGGATGACCGCGATCGAGACGCTCGCCGAAGCCGAGCTGGCGCGCGGCCGGGCGGCGGCGGTCGTGGGGGAGCTGTCCGATCTGGTGCGCGCGCACCCGCTCAGGGAACGGCTGCACGCGCTGCTGATGACCGCGCTCCACCGCTCGGGCCGCCGGTCCGACGCGCTTGCGGCCTACCGGACGGCGCGGAAGGTCCTCGTCGCGGAGCTGGGGCTCGAACCCGGCCCGGAGCTGCGCGCCCTGGAAGCGCACATCCTGACCGGCCGGGGAGCGGGCGCGGCGGACACGGCGGGGTCGGGAACGGTCACCCCCGGGCGGCCACCGACACCTCCGCCCGCCCAATTGCCCATGGACGTACGGGGTTTCACCGGCCGCGAGGCCGAACTCGCCGAGCTGGACGGACTGCTGTCCGCCGAGGTGCCCGCGGTGATCACCGCGGTGGCCGGTACGGCGGGCGTGGGCAAGACGGCCCTGGCGGTGCGGTGGGCGCACCGCGTACGGGAGCGCTTCCCCGACGGCCAGTTGTACGTCGACCTGCGGGGTTACGGCCCCGATCACCCGGTGACGCCGCAGGACGCGCTGGCCGAGTTCCTGCGCGCCCTGGGCGTGGACGGCGCGGCGGTCCCGCCGGGGCTCGACGAGCGCGCCGCGCGGTTCCGCACGCTGCTCGACCGGCGCCGCATGCTGATCGTGCTGGACAACGCCAGGACGGCGGAGCAGGTACGTCCCCTGCTGCCCGGGAGCCCGTCGTGCTTCGCCCTGGTGACCAGCAGGGACTCCCTTGCCGGGCTCGTCGCGCGGGAGGGCGCGCAGCGCATCGGCCTGGACCTCCTGCCGCTCCGGGACGCCCGCGGCCTGCTGCACGCCCTGCTCGGCGACCGGGTGTCACGCGAACCGGAGGCGACGGACACGCTCATCGAGCGCTGCGCGCGGCTGCCGCTCGCCCTGCGGATCGCCGCCGAGCTGATCCGGTCACAGCCCGCCCGTGGCATCGCCGAGCTGGCGGACGAACTGGCGCGTCAGCGGGACGCCCTCGACGTCCTGGACGTGGGCGACGACGCCCGGGCCGCCGTCCGGGCGGTCTTCTCCTGGTCCTACCGGCAGCTCGACCCGGCGGTGGCGCGGGTGTTCCGACTCCTCGGCCTGCACCCGGGGCACGACACGGACGCCCGCGCGGTGGCGGCCCTGGCCGGGACCGGCCCGCGGGAGGCGGGGCGTGCGCTGGACGCGCTGCTGCGCGCCCACCTGGTCGGTGCGTCCGCCGGCGGGCGCTACCAGCCCCATGACCTGCTGCGGGCGTACGCGGCCGAACTCGCCGCGGGCACCGACAGCGCGGCGGGCCGGGGCGCCGCGCTGGAGCGGCTGTCAGACCATTACCTGCGCGCCGCGTCGGCCGCGATGGACGTCGTCGCGCCGGACGACTACGTACCGAGGCCGGAGGTGGGCGGCCCCGACGGCACGACGCCCGCGTTCCCCGCCTACGAGCAGGCCTTCCACTGGCTCGACACCGAGCGGGCCAATCTGCTGGAGGTCGCGCGGCACGGCGACGGCACGTTCGTGCACCGCCTGGCGCAGACCATCTGGCGGTATCTCGACATCGGCGGTCACCACGACGAGGCGGCCGCCCTGCACACCAGGGCGCTCGAGGCCGCGCGACGTCTCGGTGATCCGCTCGGCGAGGCGCACGCGCGTCGTGCCCTGGGCCTCGCGATGAGCCGGATGGGCCGCAACGGGGAGGTGATCGGCCATCTCACCTGGGCACTGGCCGCGTACCGGAGGGCGGGGGAGCGGGACCTCGACGCCGCCACGCTCGGGCTCCTCGCCAACGTGCACTCGAAGCGGGGCGACCTGCACGAGGCCGGGCGCCACTACGCACGCGTGCTGGAGCTGAACTCCCGCTCGGGCAACTGGCAGTTGACCGCCGTGTCCTCGACCAACCTGGCCCGCAACCTGCTGAGTCTCGGCCGCCCCGACGAGGCGCTGCGCCATCTCGACACCGCCGTCGCCCTCTCGCGCGACCACGCCAGCAAGCCCCTTGAGTGCAACGCGCTGTGCGTCCTCGCCGAAGTGCTGGCGCACATGGGGCGCCTCGACGATGCGCTCGGCCACGCCCGCCGGAGCCTGGCCCTGGCGCGCGAGACGGGCTACCGCTCGTCCGTCGGCGATTCCCTGCGCGTCCTCGGCATGATCCACCGGGCACTCGGCGACGACGAACGGGCGGTCCGCCACCACGACGAGGCGCTGGCGATCGTCCGCGAGATCGACGACACCCTGTCGATCGCCAAGACCCTGAACGGTTTCGCGGCCGCCCACGCGGCCGCCGGCCGCCCGGCCGACGCGCTGCGCCGCTACGACGAGGCCCGCGAGGTGGCCGAAGCGGCCGAACACCGGGTGCAGTTGGCCCACGCCCACGCCGGCATCGCCGAGACGCACGCCGTTCTCGGGGACGACACCCCCGCCCGTACGCACGGCCGGCGGGCGGCCCGCCTCTACGAGGAACTCGGCCTGCCGGACCGCGCCGCTCGGCTACGAGCACGGCTGGACAGCTCTCCGTGA
- a CDS encoding helix-turn-helix domain-containing protein, whose product MALDGPVFSPAAAQNVGELVAAMRTVKERSGLSLRQLGERAEARGDVLARSTLADVLNRSTLPRADMLAAFVRACGGGESDVREWLAVRERIAAAPEPGAAPAVRRRRPLVLGAVGAGLAVLVAAGAWVVLRDGGTPAEAAVPDGEVEIRSADEPGLCLSEGVERSGRYGNPVAVQEPCSPQAEPRTFLRAVGEDDLYFLEWDHPVEGRGCLTFVSDGPAAGLLEPVNDEHCAADRPEQHFRLEPVSGRGGGDAPAYLLRNAGTDECIGFPDDGAADGAEAIQRPCDGDAAQAFVIGAAR is encoded by the coding sequence ATGGCTTTGGACGGCCCGGTGTTCTCGCCCGCCGCAGCACAGAACGTCGGCGAACTCGTCGCCGCCATGCGCACCGTGAAGGAGCGCTCCGGCCTGTCGCTGCGGCAGCTCGGGGAACGCGCCGAGGCGCGCGGTGACGTGCTGGCCCGCAGCACCCTCGCCGACGTCCTGAACCGCTCCACGCTGCCGCGCGCCGACATGCTCGCCGCGTTCGTCCGTGCCTGCGGCGGCGGCGAGAGCGATGTGCGGGAGTGGCTCGCCGTCAGGGAGCGGATCGCCGCCGCGCCCGAACCGGGCGCGGCACCTGCCGTACGGCGCCGCCGCCCGCTCGTCCTCGGCGCGGTCGGGGCCGGACTGGCCGTGCTGGTGGCGGCCGGGGCGTGGGTGGTGCTGCGGGACGGCGGGACGCCCGCGGAAGCGGCCGTCCCGGACGGCGAGGTGGAGATCCGCTCCGCCGACGAGCCGGGCCTGTGCCTCTCGGAAGGCGTGGAGCGCAGCGGCCGTTACGGCAATCCCGTGGCCGTGCAGGAGCCCTGCTCCCCGCAGGCCGAGCCGCGGACGTTCCTGCGGGCCGTCGGTGAGGACGACCTGTACTTCCTGGAGTGGGACCACCCCGTCGAGGGGCGCGGCTGCCTCACCTTCGTGTCCGACGGCCCGGCCGCCGGCCTGCTCGAACCCGTCAACGACGAGCACTGCGCCGCCGACCGGCCCGAGCAGCACTTCCGGCTGGAGCCGGTCTCCGGCCGTGGCGGAGGGGACGCCCCCGCCTACCTCCTGCGGAACGCGGGGACCGACGAGTGCATCGGCTTCCCCGACGACGGCGCGGCCGACGGCGCCGAAGCGATCCAGCGGCCCTGCGACGGCGACGCCGCGCAGGCGTTCGTGATCGGCGCCGCGCGCTGA
- the eccCa gene encoding type VII secretion protein EccCa: protein MSAPTSVVRRTARVVRPVVPTSELVLKPPPVLPKPEDANVWMTALPALSGLGSVLYMLTMGRGPLGYVIGGMFLVSCLAMVIGSVVRQRSTVKGQARHERREYLRYLDRTRTEVRRTAEAQREALEWGAPDPRMLWCFADSRRLWERRGGDDDFGVVRIGLGPRYLARPLVAGESAPVEDLDPLCTVALRRFLDAHSTVPGLPVQVSLRRFAAVAVSVADGEDRSAARALVRALIAQAVVSHSPRDLRIVVCVRDVDGLEWSWLKWLPHAQHPSEVDHAGPVRMVHRSLTVLEEWLGSELTRRTRFNRGAAPDPDVPHLLVVLDGGLVSGVEALLEPGGMQGVTVLDVDGRADALAEAHGVRLEIRGAALAVVAGDTRDELGTPDALTVGQAEALAMQLAPYRADTAGAADTEDLTAAVNTLPGLLGIQDPGRLDLDALWRERPVRDRLRVPIGVAADGGLLELDIKESAQNGMGPHGLLVGATGSGKSELLRTLVLGMAATHSPSQLNFVLVDFKGGATFAGMAELPHVAAVITNLEDDLGLVDRMREALSGEMNRRQEVLRDAGNLVSIRDYERARQRGADLLPLPSLFIVVDEFSELLSQKPDFADLFVQIGRLGRSLGLHLLLASQRLDESRLRGLEAHLSYRVGLRTFSEGRAAPRSVSRTRATCPARPVTAT, encoded by the coding sequence ATGAGCGCCCCCACGAGTGTGGTGCGGCGGACCGCGCGGGTCGTGCGGCCGGTCGTGCCGACCAGTGAGCTGGTGCTGAAGCCGCCGCCGGTGCTGCCGAAGCCGGAGGACGCCAACGTCTGGATGACCGCGCTGCCCGCCCTGAGCGGACTCGGCTCCGTCCTCTACATGCTGACCATGGGGCGCGGTCCCCTGGGCTATGTCATCGGCGGCATGTTCCTGGTGTCCTGCCTCGCGATGGTCATCGGCTCCGTGGTGCGGCAGCGCAGCACCGTGAAGGGCCAGGCGCGCCACGAGCGGCGCGAGTACCTGCGCTACCTCGACCGCACACGGACCGAGGTGCGGCGCACCGCCGAGGCGCAGCGCGAGGCTTTGGAGTGGGGCGCGCCCGATCCGCGCATGCTGTGGTGCTTCGCCGACAGCCGCCGCCTGTGGGAGCGGCGCGGCGGTGACGACGACTTCGGGGTGGTGCGGATCGGCCTCGGTCCGCGTTACCTGGCGAGGCCGCTGGTGGCCGGCGAGTCGGCGCCCGTGGAGGATCTGGATCCGCTGTGCACGGTCGCGCTGCGGCGGTTCCTCGACGCGCACTCGACGGTCCCCGGGCTGCCGGTGCAGGTGTCGCTGCGGCGGTTCGCCGCGGTGGCCGTGTCGGTCGCGGACGGCGAGGACCGCTCGGCGGCGCGGGCGCTCGTCCGCGCGCTCATCGCCCAGGCGGTGGTGTCGCACTCGCCGCGGGACCTGCGGATCGTGGTCTGCGTCCGCGACGTGGACGGCCTCGAGTGGAGCTGGCTGAAGTGGCTGCCGCACGCGCAGCACCCGTCGGAGGTGGACCACGCCGGCCCGGTGCGGATGGTGCACCGCAGCCTCACCGTGCTGGAGGAGTGGCTGGGGTCCGAGCTGACGCGGCGGACCCGGTTCAACCGCGGCGCGGCGCCCGATCCCGATGTGCCGCACCTGCTGGTCGTGCTGGACGGCGGTCTCGTGAGCGGTGTGGAGGCGCTGCTCGAACCGGGCGGCATGCAGGGCGTGACGGTGCTCGACGTGGACGGCCGTGCCGACGCGCTGGCCGAGGCGCACGGGGTGCGTCTCGAGATCCGGGGGGCCGCGCTCGCGGTCGTGGCCGGTGACACCCGGGACGAGCTGGGGACGCCCGACGCGCTCACCGTCGGGCAGGCGGAGGCGCTGGCGATGCAGCTCGCCCCGTACCGGGCGGACACCGCCGGCGCCGCGGACACCGAGGACCTGACGGCGGCCGTCAACACTCTGCCCGGACTGCTCGGCATCCAGGACCCCGGCCGCCTGGACCTGGACGCCCTGTGGCGCGAGCGCCCGGTCAGGGACCGGCTGCGGGTGCCCATCGGGGTGGCGGCCGACGGCGGCCTGCTGGAGCTGGACATCAAGGAGTCCGCGCAGAACGGCATGGGTCCGCACGGTCTGCTGGTCGGCGCCACCGGCTCGGGGAAGTCCGAGCTGCTGCGCACCCTCGTCCTCGGCATGGCGGCCACCCACTCCCCCAGCCAGCTCAACTTCGTGCTGGTGGACTTCAAGGGCGGCGCGACGTTCGCCGGCATGGCCGAACTGCCGCACGTCGCGGCCGTCATCACCAACCTGGAGGACGATCTCGGCCTGGTCGACCGGATGCGGGAGGCCCTGTCCGGCGAGATGAACCGCCGCCAGGAGGTGCTGCGCGACGCCGGGAACCTCGTCTCGATCAGGGACTACGAGCGCGCCCGCCAGCGGGGGGCCGATCTGCTGCCGCTGCCCAGCCTGTTCATCGTCGTCGACGAGTTCTCGGAACTCCTGTCGCAGAAGCCGGACTTCGCCGACCTCTTCGTCCAGATCGGGCGGCTCGGCCGGTCCCTGGGGCTGCACCTCCTCCTCGCGTCCCAGCGCCTGGACGAGAGCCGGCTGCGCGGCCTGGAGGCGCACCTGTCCTACCGCGTCGGACTGCGCACCTTCTCCGAGGGGAGAGCCGCACCGCGATCGGTGTCCCGGACGCGTGCCACCTGCCCAGCGCGCCCGGTCACGGCTACCTGA
- the eccCb gene encoding type VII secretion protein EccCb, whose protein sequence is MSGPYRTGEEVAGTALGGQADVRPFPAAHVPVPVDERPPEPEPEPEPDEFGDSEDLGTTVLGVMVAQMAGQGAKAHQVWLPPLDRPVPLDALHAGPEETPPRGRGDAPLTAVIGVVDRPFHQRRDPLELDLSGAGGHVAIVGGPQSGKSTAVRSLIASLALRRTPAEVQFLCLDFSGSLFPFAGLPHVGGVAGRLDAEVVNRTVAEVLEIMEGRETRFRDLGVESMAGYRRARAEGRAADDPHGDVFLVVDGWAVLRQSYPELEQTLLAVAGRMLTYGIHLVITGNRWLDMRTALRDLIGTKVELKLGDALDSEVDRKAQRTIPAGRPGRGITDEKLHFLTAVPRVDGIHSAAGLAEGVTHLVRRVDGAWHGSRAPGVRLLPTSYEPAALPAGATGRGGVIIGLEGNRLEPVVLTPGEDAGLIVIGDSESGKTSLLRSIARQITRGRTPEQAKLIVLDHRMTMLREFDGPGLLGYSTTHERSMEVVAGLAEGLARRMPSADVTPEQLRDRSWWTGPEIYLLVDDYDLVATSRGNSLKVLLDFLPQARGIGLHMIITRQAGGSSRAVAEPVIGRLKELNTPAVLLSVPKDEMPIWGVKPAQRKKGRGLLLHRRLGNVPVQLVRADSPLTASDHPTGNHA, encoded by the coding sequence GTGTCGGGGCCGTACCGCACCGGTGAGGAGGTCGCCGGCACGGCGCTCGGCGGGCAGGCGGACGTGCGGCCGTTCCCCGCCGCCCATGTGCCCGTCCCCGTGGACGAACGCCCTCCGGAGCCCGAACCCGAGCCGGAGCCGGACGAGTTCGGGGACAGCGAGGATCTCGGGACGACCGTGCTCGGCGTGATGGTCGCCCAGATGGCCGGGCAGGGCGCCAAGGCCCACCAGGTCTGGCTGCCGCCCCTGGACCGGCCGGTGCCGCTGGACGCGCTGCACGCCGGCCCCGAGGAGACACCGCCGCGCGGCCGGGGGGACGCACCGCTGACCGCCGTCATCGGCGTGGTCGACCGGCCGTTCCACCAGCGCCGGGACCCGCTGGAGCTTGACCTGTCGGGCGCAGGCGGCCACGTGGCGATCGTGGGCGGCCCGCAGAGCGGCAAGTCGACGGCGGTCCGCTCCCTCATCGCCTCCCTCGCGCTGCGCCGCACGCCTGCGGAAGTGCAGTTCCTGTGCCTCGACTTCAGCGGCTCACTGTTCCCGTTCGCCGGGCTGCCGCACGTCGGCGGGGTCGCCGGACGCCTCGACGCCGAGGTGGTGAACCGCACCGTCGCCGAGGTGCTGGAGATCATGGAGGGCCGCGAGACCCGGTTCCGCGACCTCGGGGTCGAGTCGATGGCCGGCTACCGCCGCGCCCGCGCGGAGGGCCGTGCCGCCGACGACCCGCACGGCGACGTCTTCCTCGTGGTCGACGGCTGGGCCGTGCTGCGGCAGAGCTACCCGGAGCTGGAGCAGACCCTGCTGGCCGTCGCCGGCCGGATGCTCACCTACGGCATCCACCTCGTGATCACCGGGAACCGCTGGCTCGACATGCGCACGGCCCTGCGGGACCTGATCGGCACCAAGGTGGAACTGAAGCTCGGCGACGCCCTGGACTCCGAGGTCGACCGCAAGGCCCAGCGGACCATCCCCGCCGGCCGCCCCGGACGGGGCATCACCGACGAGAAGCTCCACTTCCTCACGGCGGTCCCCCGCGTGGACGGCATCCATTCCGCGGCGGGGCTGGCCGAGGGCGTGACCCACCTGGTGCGCCGCGTCGACGGGGCCTGGCACGGCAGCCGTGCCCCCGGCGTACGGCTGCTGCCGACCAGCTACGAGCCGGCCGCCCTTCCGGCGGGCGCCACGGGCCGGGGCGGCGTGATCATCGGCCTGGAGGGGAACCGGCTGGAGCCGGTGGTCCTCACACCCGGCGAGGACGCGGGGCTCATCGTCATCGGCGACAGCGAGTCGGGCAAGACGTCGCTGCTGCGCTCCATCGCCCGCCAGATCACCCGGGGGCGCACTCCCGAGCAGGCCAAGCTGATCGTCCTCGACCACCGCATGACGATGCTCCGCGAGTTCGACGGGCCGGGTCTCCTCGGCTACTCCACCACGCACGAACGCTCGATGGAGGTCGTCGCCGGCCTGGCCGAGGGACTCGCACGGCGTATGCCGTCCGCCGACGTGACGCCCGAGCAGCTTCGGGACCGCTCCTGGTGGACCGGCCCGGAGATCTACCTCCTCGTCGACGACTACGACCTCGTCGCCACCTCGCGCGGCAACTCCCTCAAGGTGCTGCTCGACTTCCTCCCGCAGGCACGCGGCATCGGACTCCACATGATCATCACGCGCCAGGCCGGCGGTTCATCGCGCGCCGTCGCCGAACCGGTCATCGGCCGCCTCAAGGAACTCAACACACCCGCCGTGCTGCTCAGCGTCCCCAAGGACGAGATGCCCATCTGGGGCGTCAAGCCGGCGCAGCGCAAGAAGGGCCGGGGTCTGCTGCTCCACCGCAGGCTCGGCAACGTGCCGGTGCAGCTCGTCCGCGCCGACTCGCCCCTGACCGCCTCCGATCACCCCACCGGGAACCACGCATGA